In Hydra vulgaris chromosome 06, alternate assembly HydraT2T_AEP, a genomic segment contains:
- the LOC100202430 gene encoding carbonic anhydrase 1 has translation MSKDTETKENEVESSDAPSGLLWDSSQAHVSQHWKAIWKTLNSKKAKQSPINIDTKNVQHDESLTPLNLDRQNILVHVTNIGWNISFKADNVNAISLTGGGLVHNYAFREMHFHWGEVHKGKCELGCEHTIDGKRYAAEFHAVHWNTDLYQTENESITSPDGLAVIGILIDANEKYEDNKEFEVFLEMFDKVPYMNNSASFNVDPYLLLPKNLNHYFRYPGSLTMPPLTENVTWTVLPEIVRISLNQLERMSKNNPREEWEQHNCYKFQRQSDSSTITNNFRYTQPINDRVVRSPLP, from the coding sequence atgtCAAAAGATactgaaacaaaagaaaatgagGTTGAATCTTCTGATGCTCCCAGTGGACTTTTGTGGGATTCGTCACAAGCTCATGTTTCTCAGCATTGGAAAGCAATTtggaaaactttaaattcaaaaaaagcaaaGCAATCACCgattaatattgatacaaaaaatGTGCAACACGACGAAAGCCTAACCCCTTTAAATTTAGATCgtcaaaatattttagttcatGTAACAAACATTGGATGgaatatttcatttaaagcTGACAACGTTAATGCAATCTCTTTAACTGGAGGGGGGTTAGTACACAACTATGCTTTTCGTGAAATGCATTTTCACTGGGGAGAAGTTCACAAAGGTAAATGCGAACTTGGTTGCGAGCATACTATTGACGGAAAAAGATACGCAGCCGAATTTCATGCAGTTCATTGGAATACCGATTTATACCAGACAGAAAATGAATCTATCACGAGTCCTGATGGTTTAGCTGTCATTGGTATACTTATAGATGCAAATGAAAAGTACGAAGACAACAAAGAATTTGAAGTGTTTCTTGAGATGTTTGATAAAGTTCCTTATATGAACAATAGTGCTTCATTCAATGTAGATCCTTATCTTCTGTTACCTAAAAATCTAAACCATTACTTTAGGTATCCTGGATCACTAACAATGCCTCCTCTTACTGAAAATGTAACCTGGACGGTTCTTCCAGAGATTGTGCGTATTTCTCTTAATCAACTTGAAAGAATGAGCAAAAATAATCCTCGAGAAGAATGGGAACAACATAACTGCTATAAGTTTCAACGTCAATCTGATTCCTCGACGATTACAAATAACTTTCGATATACACAACCAATAAATGATCGAGTTGTAAGATCTCCGTTGCCATAA